One genomic region from Pseudoduganella lutea encodes:
- a CDS encoding twin transmembrane helix small protein has translation MKIFVAIAFILIIGSLASALFYLMRGKGGNPRTVRALALRVGFSIALFIIILVLNRMGYIQPTGIR, from the coding sequence ATGAAAATTTTCGTCGCCATCGCCTTCATCCTCATTATCGGCAGCCTCGCCTCGGCGCTGTTCTACCTGATGCGCGGCAAGGGTGGCAATCCCCGCACCGTGCGCGCCCTGGCGCTGCGCGTGGGCTTCTCGATCGCGCTGTTCATCATCATCCTCGTGCTGAACCGGATGGGGTATATCCAGCCGACCGGCATTCGCTGA
- a CDS encoding SCO family protein has protein sequence MKKLLAALFFLSILVGCAEKKASFVNTDITGLDYAKGFSLKDHNGKPVTLETYKGKVVVMFFGFTQCPDVCPTTMAEMAAVMKELGPQASDVQVLFVTLDPERDTPELLKQYVPAFDPRFTGLYGTPAEIAQTAKEFKVFYKKVPGQDPANYSIDHTAGSYVFDKQGKVRLFLRHAQGTKPVVHDLKQLLS, from the coding sequence ATGAAAAAACTGCTTGCCGCGCTGTTCTTCCTGAGTATCCTCGTGGGCTGTGCCGAAAAGAAGGCCAGCTTCGTCAACACCGACATCACCGGTCTCGATTATGCCAAGGGCTTTTCGCTGAAGGACCACAATGGCAAGCCGGTCACGCTGGAGACCTACAAGGGCAAGGTGGTGGTGATGTTCTTCGGCTTCACGCAATGCCCGGACGTGTGCCCGACGACGATGGCGGAAATGGCCGCGGTGATGAAGGAGCTGGGCCCGCAGGCAAGCGACGTGCAGGTGCTGTTCGTGACGCTCGACCCGGAGCGCGACACACCGGAACTGCTGAAGCAGTACGTGCCGGCCTTCGACCCGCGCTTCACTGGCCTGTACGGCACGCCGGCCGAAATCGCGCAGACCGCCAAGGAATTCAAGGTGTTCTACAAGAAGGTGCCGGGCCAGGACCCGGCCAACTACTCGATCGACCACACGGCGGGCAGCTACGTGTTCGACAAGCAGGGCAAGGTGCGCCTGTTCCTGCGCCATGCGCAGGGCACCAAGCCGGTGGTGCACGATCTGAAGCAGCTGCTGTCCTGA
- a CDS encoding cytochrome c oxidase assembly protein, with protein sequence MMKDENRKLLGKLVVIAVAMFGFGYALIPVYKHICEVLGINVLTQKDGTVAPPENTQVDRSRSITVELDSNVQGTLRFRPTTNSVTVHPGEMVTVVYEVVNSQGRVVNAQAVPSYAPQSATPHFKKVECFCFKQQTLQAHEAKQMPVMFYLDPKLPKEVKTITLSYTFIEIGGLAQAPQPAAHGGAGQL encoded by the coding sequence ATGATGAAAGACGAGAACCGCAAGCTGCTCGGCAAGCTGGTCGTGATCGCGGTGGCGATGTTCGGGTTCGGCTACGCGCTGATCCCGGTCTACAAGCATATCTGCGAGGTGCTCGGCATTAACGTGCTGACCCAGAAGGATGGCACCGTGGCGCCGCCGGAGAATACCCAGGTCGACCGTTCGCGCAGCATCACCGTGGAGCTGGACAGCAACGTGCAGGGCACGCTGCGGTTCCGCCCCACGACGAACAGCGTCACCGTGCATCCGGGCGAGATGGTGACGGTGGTGTACGAGGTGGTGAACTCGCAGGGCCGCGTGGTGAACGCGCAGGCGGTGCCGAGCTACGCACCGCAAAGCGCCACCCCGCATTTCAAGAAAGTGGAGTGCTTCTGCTTCAAGCAGCAAACGCTGCAGGCGCACGAGGCAAAGCAGATGCCGGTGATGTTCTACCTGGATCCAAAGCTGCCGAAGGAAGTGAAGACGATCACGCTGTCGTACACCTTCATCGAGATCGGCGGTCTGGCCCAGGCACCGCAGCCAGCGGCACATGGCGGGGCGGGGCAGTTGTGA
- a CDS encoding DUF3108 domain-containing protein yields MPHCRITLLGATLLAASVLAHAAPQYVEVGTQLPRFHLLKEGSHRYLRYLRSADGNLALDIWQRDIHFDGKQMQLRQRWDAVGKAPSVKRLESTFETGTFRPLTHVRITEKNGRKTVEGFAFAPDKISGMADLRDNSQKNLTVDTKEPAFNFEADMEFIQALPLADGYEAQVVFYHAGGATAPARYTFRVTGSEAIAGPAGPVDCWIVTTDYNQPGSVSKFWYAKGTQLMVRQESALPDGRTLVKTLLD; encoded by the coding sequence ATGCCGCATTGCCGAATTACCCTGCTGGGCGCCACGCTGCTGGCCGCCTCCGTGCTGGCCCACGCCGCCCCGCAGTACGTGGAAGTGGGCACACAGTTGCCCCGCTTCCACCTGCTCAAGGAAGGCAGCCACCGCTACCTGCGCTACCTGCGCTCGGCCGACGGCAACCTGGCGCTCGACATCTGGCAGCGCGACATCCATTTCGACGGCAAGCAGATGCAGTTGCGCCAGCGCTGGGATGCGGTGGGCAAGGCGCCTTCCGTCAAGCGGCTCGAATCCACGTTCGAGACGGGCACCTTCCGCCCGCTGACGCATGTGCGCATCACGGAAAAGAATGGCCGCAAGACCGTGGAAGGCTTTGCCTTCGCGCCGGACAAAATCAGCGGCATGGCGGACCTGCGGGACAACTCGCAGAAGAACCTGACGGTCGACACGAAGGAGCCGGCCTTCAACTTCGAGGCCGACATGGAATTCATCCAGGCGCTGCCGCTGGCCGACGGCTACGAGGCGCAGGTCGTGTTCTACCACGCCGGCGGGGCCACGGCGCCGGCCCGCTACACGTTCCGCGTGACCGGCAGCGAAGCCATCGCCGGCCCCGCGGGCCCCGTCGACTGCTGGATCGTCACCACCGACTACAACCAGCCGGGCAGCGTGTCGAAATTCTGGTACGCCAAGGGCACGCAGCTGATGGTCAGGCAGGAAAGCGCCCTGCCCGACGGCCGCACGCTGGTCAAGACCCTGCTGGACTGA
- a CDS encoding AI-2E family transporter, with the protein MEKRFQPYTRLAAIVFLVVGCLWVLRPFLPAVLFACAITISSWQLYVRLLDRLKGHRTLAATVMTVSLVLVIILPLALVTWNVADNAGNVYRALRDALASGTMAAPDWLRGIPVVGDTVFQYVQNLISSREQLIDTAKRFMEPARHFLLGGGLVLGSGVAQVSLAAFVSFFLYRDGHTLLKALSIGMDKIMGEHALEVADTVSRTVRGVMYGLLGTALAQAFVAAAGFMIAGVPAVALLAVATFLFSLIPVGPPLIWGGAAIWLFYQGSTGWAIFMVVWGVFLISGVDNVVKPVLISRGSSLPFLLVLLGVLGGVIAFGFVGLFIGPTLLAVALGLLRNWTNVNPVTPHRPGREQGEAAP; encoded by the coding sequence ATGGAAAAGCGCTTTCAACCCTATACCCGCCTCGCGGCGATCGTATTCCTCGTCGTCGGCTGCCTGTGGGTGCTGCGGCCATTCCTGCCCGCCGTGCTGTTCGCCTGCGCGATCACGATTTCCAGCTGGCAGCTGTATGTGCGCCTGCTGGACAGGCTGAAAGGCCACCGCACGCTGGCGGCCACCGTGATGACGGTATCGCTGGTCCTCGTGATCATCCTGCCGCTGGCCCTCGTCACGTGGAACGTGGCGGACAATGCCGGCAACGTCTACCGCGCGCTGCGCGATGCGCTGGCTTCCGGCACGATGGCGGCGCCGGACTGGCTGCGCGGCATCCCCGTCGTCGGCGACACCGTCTTCCAATACGTGCAGAACCTGATCAGCAGCCGCGAGCAACTGATCGACACGGCCAAGCGCTTCATGGAACCTGCGCGCCATTTCCTGCTGGGCGGTGGCCTCGTGCTGGGCAGCGGCGTGGCGCAGGTGAGCCTGGCGGCATTCGTGAGCTTCTTCCTGTACCGCGATGGCCATACGCTGCTGAAGGCGCTGTCGATCGGCATGGACAAGATCATGGGCGAGCATGCGCTGGAAGTGGCCGACACCGTCAGCCGCACCGTGCGCGGCGTGATGTACGGCCTGCTCGGCACCGCGCTGGCGCAGGCCTTCGTCGCCGCCGCCGGCTTCATGATCGCCGGCGTGCCGGCCGTGGCGCTGCTGGCCGTGGCCACGTTCCTGTTTTCGCTGATTCCCGTGGGCCCGCCACTGATCTGGGGCGGCGCGGCAATCTGGCTGTTCTACCAGGGCAGCACCGGCTGGGCGATCTTCATGGTGGTGTGGGGCGTGTTCCTGATCAGTGGCGTCGACAATGTCGTCAAGCCCGTGCTGATCAGCCGCGGTTCCAGCCTGCCGTTCCTGCTCGTGCTGCTGGGCGTGCTGGGCGGCGTGATCGCGTTCGGCTTCGTCGGCCTGTTCATCGGCCCCACGCTGCTTGCCGTCGCTCTCGGCTTGCTGCGCAACTGGACCAACGTCAATCCCGTCACGCCCCACCGGCCGGGGCGCGAGCAGGGCGAAGCGGCGCCGTGA
- a CDS encoding cytochrome oxidase small assembly protein — protein sequence MSNQKKSNLRLALILGSIALVFFVSVIAQHLL from the coding sequence ATGTCGAACCAGAAAAAGAGCAACCTGCGGCTGGCGCTGATCCTGGGTTCGATCGCGCTCGTGTTCTTCGTGTCCGTGATCGCCCAGCACCTGCTCTGA
- a CDS encoding cytochrome c oxidase subunit 3: MMMISKQAPYYFVPGPSRWPMLAGISMLVTMVGASAWVNDSAWGKLVCLVGIAAMLAVLYGWFGDAIHESEGGLYSKRIDHSYRWSMAWFIFSEVMFFGAFFGALFYARVISMPWLADLDHKVLWPDFSAQWGNTGPAGVVDNFNVMGPFPIPTINTALLLLSGVTLTISHHAIQAGKRSKCAIWLAATILLGAVFMGFQVYEYIHAYQDLNLKLTSGIYGSTFFMLTGFHGFHVTMGAIMLAVVLFRVMKGHFTPENHFAFEGAAWYWHFVDVVWLGLYVVVYWL, encoded by the coding sequence ATGATGATGATTTCGAAGCAAGCACCGTATTACTTCGTGCCCGGGCCGTCCCGCTGGCCGATGCTGGCCGGGATCTCGATGCTGGTGACGATGGTCGGCGCGTCGGCCTGGGTCAATGACAGCGCGTGGGGCAAGCTGGTGTGCCTCGTTGGCATCGCCGCGATGCTGGCCGTGCTGTATGGCTGGTTCGGCGACGCGATCCACGAATCCGAAGGAGGGCTGTACAGCAAGCGCATCGACCACTCCTACCGCTGGTCGATGGCCTGGTTCATTTTCTCCGAGGTGATGTTCTTCGGCGCCTTCTTCGGCGCGCTGTTCTACGCCCGCGTGATCTCGATGCCATGGCTGGCCGACCTGGACCACAAGGTGCTGTGGCCCGACTTCTCGGCGCAGTGGGGCAATACCGGCCCGGCCGGCGTGGTCGACAACTTCAACGTCATGGGCCCGTTCCCGATCCCGACGATCAACACGGCGCTGCTGCTGCTGTCGGGTGTCACGCTGACGATCTCGCACCATGCGATCCAGGCCGGCAAGCGCAGCAAGTGCGCAATCTGGCTGGCCGCCACGATCCTGCTGGGCGCCGTGTTCATGGGCTTCCAGGTGTATGAATACATACATGCCTACCAGGACCTGAACCTGAAGCTCACGTCCGGCATCTACGGTTCCACGTTCTTCATGCTGACCGGCTTCCACGGTTTCCACGTGACGATGGGCGCGATCATGCTGGCCGTCGTGCTGTTCCGCGTGATGAAAGGGCACTTCACGCCGGAAAACCACTTCGCGTTCGAAGGCGCCGCCTGGTACTGGCACTTCGTCGACGTCGTGTGGCTGGGACTTTATGTCGTAGTGTACTGGTTGTAA
- a CDS encoding hemolysin family protein, which produces MHNLLLVLFALLLVALNGFFVAAEFGIVTLRRTRVRAIAKTQGLRGRILEKVHGELDAYLSACQLGITLASLGLGWIGEPAFAGLLEPLLTAVGVTSPEILHGISFVFAFVTISFLHIVVGELAPKSLAIRVPEAVAVWCAVPLYGFYWMMYPAIWVLNKSANMVLHLAGLRGPGGHDSHYSTEELKLILRTSKPGEQFDKDERNILANTLDFSQLRVSDLMRPINEVIALHASRTLEANLETVVRNRFSRYPYFDSDESVLGIVHLKDLFFAQQSGKPIKSFTPFLRPVETISARTPAIELFRRFREGAPHFALIGEKGKRPVGFLTLDNLLGAMVGEIHDEFRLNENDWLKGDDGSLIGKASLPIFSLERVLGIDIENEELGLDEVESVGGLIMLKLGDIPKQGQRVSFNAFDIVVRKMNGPRILLVKVIPRMPRTAEDEQD; this is translated from the coding sequence ATGCACAACCTTTTGCTGGTCCTGTTTGCCCTCCTTCTCGTTGCACTGAACGGTTTTTTCGTTGCCGCCGAGTTCGGTATCGTGACACTGCGTCGCACCCGCGTGCGCGCCATCGCGAAGACACAGGGCTTGCGGGGCCGCATCCTTGAAAAAGTACATGGCGAGCTCGATGCCTACCTTTCGGCCTGCCAGCTGGGCATCACGCTGGCTTCGCTGGGGCTGGGCTGGATCGGCGAACCGGCGTTCGCCGGCCTGCTCGAGCCGCTGCTGACCGCGGTCGGCGTCACGTCTCCCGAAATCCTGCACGGCATCTCGTTCGTGTTCGCCTTTGTCACGATTTCGTTCCTGCACATCGTGGTCGGCGAACTGGCGCCGAAATCGCTCGCCATCCGCGTGCCTGAAGCGGTGGCCGTCTGGTGCGCGGTGCCGCTGTATGGCTTCTACTGGATGATGTACCCGGCGATCTGGGTGCTGAACAAGAGCGCCAACATGGTGCTCCACCTGGCCGGCCTGCGCGGACCGGGTGGTCACGATTCGCACTATTCGACCGAAGAACTGAAGCTGATCCTTCGCACCAGCAAGCCGGGCGAGCAGTTCGACAAGGACGAGCGCAACATCCTGGCCAACACGCTCGATTTCTCGCAGTTGCGCGTCTCGGACCTGATGCGGCCCATCAACGAGGTGATCGCGCTGCATGCGTCGCGCACGCTCGAAGCGAACCTGGAAACCGTGGTGCGCAACCGCTTTTCGCGCTATCCCTATTTCGACAGCGATGAATCGGTGCTCGGCATCGTGCACCTGAAAGACCTGTTCTTCGCCCAGCAGAGCGGCAAGCCGATCAAGTCGTTCACGCCATTCCTGCGCCCCGTGGAGACGATTTCCGCGCGCACGCCGGCGATCGAACTGTTCCGCCGCTTCCGCGAAGGCGCCCCGCACTTCGCGCTGATCGGCGAAAAAGGCAAGCGCCCGGTGGGCTTCCTGACGCTGGACAACCTGCTGGGCGCGATGGTGGGCGAGATCCACGATGAATTCCGCCTGAACGAGAACGACTGGCTGAAAGGCGATGACGGCTCGCTGATCGGCAAGGCCAGCCTGCCGATCTTCTCGCTGGAACGCGTGCTGGGCATCGACATCGAGAACGAGGAGCTGGGCCTGGACGAGGTGGAATCGGTGGGCGGCCTGATCATGCTGAAGCTGGGCGATATCCCGAAGCAGGGCCAGCGCGTGAGCTTCAACGCGTTCGACATCGTGGTGCGCAAGATGAACGGCCCGCGCATCCTGCTGGTGAAAGTCATCCCGCGCATGCCGCGCACCGCCGAGGATGAACAGGACTGA
- the cyoE gene encoding heme o synthase, producing the protein MTAQAAAHRQTSRIAQYWALTKPRVTQLAVFCAVIGMFLATDELPDWRVVVAGTIGIWLLAGAAFAVNCLAEREIDARMARTARRPMARGEITPTQTMIFSSIIGGAGMWILYALVNPLTMWLTFVTFVGYAVIYTMILKPATPQNIVIGGLSGAMPPALGWAAIANEVPMQAWLLVLIIFLWTPPHFWALALYRRDDYAKSGLPMLPVTHGMAFTQFHVFLYSIALAATTLLPFAVGMSGLIYLVSAIVLDAVFLWYGWRIWRNYSDLLARKAFAFSILYLALLFGALLLDHYIRI; encoded by the coding sequence ATGACCGCCCAAGCCGCCGCCCACCGCCAGACCAGCCGCATCGCCCAATACTGGGCGCTGACGAAGCCGCGCGTCACCCAACTGGCCGTGTTCTGCGCCGTGATCGGGATGTTCCTCGCCACCGACGAGTTGCCGGACTGGCGCGTGGTGGTGGCCGGCACGATCGGCATCTGGCTGCTGGCCGGAGCCGCGTTCGCCGTCAACTGCCTGGCCGAGCGCGAGATCGACGCGCGCATGGCGCGCACTGCGCGCCGGCCCATGGCGCGTGGCGAAATCACGCCGACACAGACGATGATCTTTTCGAGCATCATCGGCGGCGCCGGCATGTGGATCCTGTATGCGCTGGTGAACCCGCTGACGATGTGGCTCACCTTCGTCACCTTCGTCGGCTATGCCGTCATCTACACGATGATCCTGAAGCCGGCCACGCCGCAGAACATCGTCATCGGCGGCCTGTCGGGCGCGATGCCGCCGGCGCTGGGCTGGGCTGCCATCGCCAACGAGGTGCCGATGCAGGCCTGGCTGCTGGTGCTGATCATCTTCCTGTGGACGCCGCCGCATTTCTGGGCGCTGGCGCTGTATCGCCGCGACGATTACGCGAAGTCCGGCCTGCCGATGCTGCCCGTCACGCATGGCATGGCGTTCACGCAATTCCACGTGTTCCTGTATTCGATCGCGCTGGCGGCCACCACGCTGCTGCCGTTCGCCGTGGGCATGAGCGGCCTGATCTACCTGGTCAGCGCCATCGTGCTCGACGCCGTCTTCCTGTGGTATGGCTGGCGCATCTGGCGCAACTACAGCGACCTGCTGGCCCGCAAGGCCTTTGCCTTCTCGATCCTGTACCTGGCGTTGCTGTTCGGCGCGCTGCTGCTCGATCACTACATCCGGATCTGA
- a CDS encoding COX15/CtaA family protein has translation MLHTTLAQMAITALIVALLPLSIVFISKDVNKYRKLVWISVFITFDLIVFGAFTRLTDSGLGCPDWPGCYGLANPFLAHEEIRAAEALMPSGPVTMFKAWVEMIHRYFAMAIGVLIMAMMAVAWYRWRRERKAGYHPGYPTLLFVFVCIQGAFGAWTVTLKLQPVIVTIHLLLGMGLLALLAWFGGRQDNAMTPFGRAGVPAPTLRTIRRLAALSGLVVLVQLFLGGWVSTNYATLACMEFPLCGGKVVPDMDFEHGFHLWRELGKTKAGHYLPFSALTAIHWVHRNFALVVVLVLGYTCWKAWRVPLLRKPVKGIAIVMVLQLLTGVATIYLNFPLTIAVLHNAGAAALVLLLTMVNYRASFSTPTP, from the coding sequence ATGCTTCACACCACGCTGGCCCAGATGGCCATCACCGCCCTGATCGTCGCGCTGCTGCCGCTGTCGATCGTCTTCATTTCGAAGGATGTCAACAAGTACCGCAAGCTGGTGTGGATCAGTGTCTTCATCACGTTCGACCTGATCGTGTTCGGCGCATTCACCCGCTTGACCGACTCGGGCCTGGGCTGCCCCGACTGGCCCGGCTGCTACGGCCTGGCCAACCCGTTCCTCGCGCACGAGGAGATCCGCGCCGCCGAGGCGCTGATGCCGAGCGGCCCGGTGACGATGTTCAAGGCCTGGGTCGAGATGATCCACCGCTACTTCGCCATGGCCATCGGCGTGCTGATCATGGCCATGATGGCCGTGGCGTGGTACCGCTGGCGCCGCGAGCGCAAGGCCGGCTACCATCCCGGCTATCCCACGCTGCTGTTCGTCTTCGTCTGCATCCAGGGCGCCTTCGGCGCGTGGACCGTCACGCTGAAGCTGCAGCCGGTGATCGTCACCATCCACCTGCTGCTGGGCATGGGGCTGCTGGCGCTGCTCGCATGGTTCGGCGGCCGGCAGGACAACGCGATGACACCTTTCGGCCGGGCTGGCGTGCCGGCCCCCACACTACGCACCATCCGGCGGCTCGCGGCACTGTCGGGCCTTGTCGTGCTGGTGCAGCTGTTCCTCGGTGGCTGGGTCAGCACCAATTACGCCACGCTGGCCTGCATGGAATTCCCGCTGTGCGGCGGCAAGGTGGTCCCGGACATGGATTTCGAACATGGCTTCCACCTGTGGCGCGAACTGGGCAAGACCAAGGCCGGCCATTACCTGCCATTCTCGGCGCTCACGGCGATCCACTGGGTGCACCGCAACTTCGCGCTCGTCGTCGTGCTCGTGCTGGGCTACACGTGCTGGAAGGCGTGGCGGGTGCCGTTGCTGCGCAAACCGGTGAAGGGCATCGCCATCGTCATGGTGCTGCAGCTGCTCACCGGCGTGGCCACGATCTACCTGAATTTCCCGCTGACGATCGCCGTGCTGCATAACGCCGGCGCGGCGGCCCTCGTGCTGTTGCTGACCATGGTAAACTATCGGGCCAGTTTTTCGACCCCCACTCCATGA
- a CDS encoding SURF1 family protein — MRIGFRFKAVPFIATLLLVILGIALGRWQDGRADEKMAVAAELAGGSAAAPLVAGAAPIAPAEAQFRRVSATGTFITGWPVYLDNRPHAGRAGFYVLMPFRIEGTAMHVLVARGWLPRDAADRLRIAPYPTPAGTVTIEGVAKPNAGHVMELGEAPPLVAGAIVQNAAVAQVAAASGLQLHPFVLEQTSADGSEGVLLRDWPAPDLGVDKHRGYAFQWYALALTALMFFIISGLRSGKSSGTKTNQ, encoded by the coding sequence ATGCGTATCGGATTCCGTTTTAAGGCCGTGCCGTTCATTGCCACGCTGCTGCTGGTGATACTGGGTATTGCGCTGGGGCGCTGGCAGGATGGCCGCGCCGACGAAAAGATGGCGGTCGCGGCGGAACTGGCCGGCGGCAGCGCCGCCGCGCCCCTGGTGGCCGGCGCTGCGCCCATCGCGCCCGCCGAAGCCCAGTTTCGCCGCGTGTCGGCCACCGGCACGTTCATCACCGGCTGGCCGGTGTACCTGGACAACCGCCCGCATGCGGGCCGCGCCGGCTTCTACGTGCTGATGCCATTTCGCATCGAGGGCACGGCGATGCACGTGCTGGTGGCACGCGGCTGGCTGCCGCGCGATGCGGCCGACCGCCTGCGCATCGCACCGTATCCCACGCCGGCCGGCACCGTCACGATCGAAGGCGTGGCCAAGCCGAATGCCGGGCATGTGATGGAGCTTGGCGAAGCGCCGCCGCTCGTGGCCGGCGCGATCGTGCAGAATGCCGCCGTAGCCCAGGTCGCCGCCGCCAGCGGCCTGCAACTGCACCCTTTCGTGCTCGAGCAAACCTCGGCAGACGGCAGCGAAGGCGTGCTGCTGCGCGACTGGCCGGCCCCCGACCTTGGCGTCGACAAACACCGTGGCTACGCGTTCCAGTGGTATGCGCTGGCGCTGACGGCCTTGATGTTCTTTATCATCAGCGGATTAAGAAGTGGAAAAAGCAGTGGAACAAAAACCAATCAGTAA
- a CDS encoding SCO family protein, producing the protein MEQKPISKKGGRWKLFAVLAVCASPLIASYFMYYVVKPTGRTNYGALIDPRTVPMPAMATRTLGGDPVTLESLAGKWIMLKVGGSECGKPCQDQLFTMRQLRTMQGKERDRIERVWLITDEQPLETVLLRVNDGTRMLRAPGDAVYKWLPVEAGGNAQDHIYIIDPRGNLMMRFPKNPDPTKMKKDIGKLLKASAIG; encoded by the coding sequence GTGGAACAAAAACCAATCAGTAAAAAAGGCGGGCGCTGGAAGCTGTTCGCCGTGCTGGCCGTGTGCGCATCGCCGCTCATCGCTTCCTACTTCATGTACTACGTGGTCAAGCCGACCGGCCGTACCAATTACGGCGCACTGATCGACCCGCGCACCGTGCCGATGCCGGCGATGGCCACGCGCACGCTGGGCGGCGACCCCGTCACGCTCGAATCCCTGGCCGGCAAGTGGATCATGCTGAAGGTCGGCGGCTCCGAGTGCGGCAAGCCTTGCCAGGACCAGCTGTTCACGATGCGCCAGCTGCGCACGATGCAGGGCAAGGAGCGCGACCGTATCGAGCGCGTGTGGCTCATTACCGACGAGCAGCCGCTGGAAACGGTGCTGCTGCGCGTGAACGATGGCACGCGGATGCTGCGCGCACCCGGCGACGCCGTCTACAAATGGCTGCCGGTGGAAGCGGGCGGCAACGCGCAGGATCACATCTACATCATCGACCCGCGTGGCAACCTGATGATGCGCTTCCCGAAGAATCCCGATCCGACGAAGATGAAGAAGGATATCGGCAAGCTGCTCAAGGCGTCGGCGATCGGGTAA
- the ctaD gene encoding cytochrome c oxidase subunit I, with protein MSTTTLDHGHDQTHGHDHAHGHDDHAHDHPTGLRRWLFATNHKDIGTLYLWFSFIMLLSGGVLALMIRMELFQPGLQFFHPEFFNQLTTMHGLVMVFGAIMPAFVGFANWMIPLQIGASDMAFARMNNFSFWLLPPAALLLAGSFFVPGGATAAGWTLYAPLSTQMGPGMDMAIFAMHIMGASSIMGSINIVVTILNMRAPGMTLMKMPMFCWTWLITAYLLIAVMPVLAGAITMTLTDRHFGTSFFNAAGGGDPVMYQHIFWFFGHPEVYIMILPAFGIVSQIIPAFARKPLFGYASMVYATASIAILSFIVWAHHMFTTGMPVTSQLFFMYATMLIAVPTGVKVFNWIATMWKGSMTFETPMLFAVGFIFVFTIGGFTGLILAVTPIDIQVHDTYYVVAHFHYVLVAGSLFALFAGFYYWAPKWTGHMYSELMGKIHFWGSLVTFNVTFFPMHFLGLAGMPRRYADYPAQFTDFNTLVSIGAFGFGLMQAFFLFCVVLPTIRGGKAASAKPWEGAEGLEWTVPSPAPFHTFETPPTVK; from the coding sequence ATGAGCACGACTACTCTCGATCACGGTCACGACCAGACGCACGGTCACGACCACGCGCATGGCCACGACGACCACGCGCACGACCATCCGACCGGCCTGCGCCGCTGGCTGTTCGCCACCAACCACAAGGACATCGGTACCCTGTACCTGTGGTTCTCGTTCATCATGCTGCTGTCCGGCGGCGTGCTGGCACTGATGATCCGCATGGAGCTGTTCCAGCCTGGCCTGCAGTTCTTCCATCCGGAGTTCTTCAACCAGCTGACCACGATGCACGGCCTGGTGATGGTGTTCGGCGCCATCATGCCCGCCTTCGTGGGCTTTGCTAACTGGATGATCCCGCTGCAGATCGGCGCATCGGACATGGCGTTCGCCCGCATGAACAACTTCAGCTTCTGGCTGCTGCCACCGGCGGCGCTGCTGCTGGCCGGTTCGTTCTTCGTGCCGGGCGGCGCCACCGCTGCCGGCTGGACGCTGTATGCGCCGCTGTCGACCCAGATGGGCCCGGGCATGGACATGGCGATCTTCGCGATGCACATCATGGGCGCCTCGTCGATCATGGGTTCGATCAACATCGTCGTCACGATCCTGAACATGCGCGCTCCAGGTATGACGTTGATGAAGATGCCGATGTTCTGCTGGACCTGGCTGATCACCGCCTACCTGCTGATCGCCGTGATGCCAGTGCTGGCCGGCGCCATCACGATGACGCTGACCGACCGCCACTTCGGCACCTCGTTCTTCAACGCCGCCGGCGGCGGCGACCCGGTCATGTACCAGCACATCTTCTGGTTCTTCGGCCACCCCGAGGTGTACATCATGATCCTGCCGGCATTCGGCATCGTCTCGCAGATCATCCCGGCGTTCGCCCGCAAGCCGCTGTTCGGCTACGCATCGATGGTGTACGCCACCGCGTCGATCGCGATCCTGTCGTTCATCGTCTGGGCGCACCACATGTTCACCACCGGCATGCCGGTCACCTCGCAGCTGTTCTTCATGTACGCCACCATGCTGATCGCGGTGCCGACCGGCGTGAAGGTGTTCAACTGGATCGCCACGATGTGGAAGGGCTCGATGACGTTCGAGACGCCGATGCTGTTCGCGGTGGGCTTCATCTTCGTGTTCACGATCGGCGGCTTCACGGGCCTGATCCTGGCAGTGACGCCGATCGACATCCAGGTGCACGACACCTACTACGTGGTGGCGCACTTCCACTACGTGCTGGTGGCCGGTTCCCTGTTCGCGCTGTTCGCCGGCTTCTACTACTGGGCGCCGAAGTGGACGGGCCACATGTACAGCGAATTGATGGGCAAGATCCACTTCTGGGGTTCGCTGGTCACGTTCAACGTCACGTTCTTCCCGATGCACTTCCTGGGCCTGGCCGGCATGCCGCGCCGCTATGCGGATTACCCGGCGCAGTTCACCGACTTCAACACGCTCGTGTCGATCGGCGCATTCGGCTTCGGCCTGATGCAGGCGTTCTTCCTGTTCTGCGTGGTGCTGCCGACGATCCGCGGCGGCAAGGCCGCATCGGCCAAGCCGTGGGAAGGCGCTGAAGGCCTGGAGTGGACCGTGCCGTCGCCGGCGCCGTTCCACACCTTTGAAACGCCGCCGACCGTCAAGTAA